The following proteins are encoded in a genomic region of Puniceicoccus vermicola:
- the rplS gene encoding 50S ribosomal protein L19, with product MNALISEISKEQLQDDRANFKVGDGVKVHTRVREGEKTRIQVFAGIVIARKGTGITETFTVRRIASGVGVERVFPVHSPNIEKIEVDRDSVVMRARMYYMRERIGKRASLVKEKRLAEQGS from the coding sequence ATGAACGCGTTGATTTCCGAAATTTCCAAAGAGCAGCTGCAGGACGACCGCGCCAATTTTAAAGTTGGTGACGGGGTTAAGGTGCACACCCGTGTCCGTGAAGGTGAAAAGACCCGTATTCAGGTTTTTGCTGGTATCGTAATTGCCCGCAAGGGAACGGGGATCACCGAAACTTTCACGGTTCGCCGCATTGCTTCGGGTGTTGGCGTGGAACGCGTTTTCCCCGTGCACTCGCCCAACATCGAAAAGATCGAAGTCGATCGCGATAGTGTGGTCATGCGTGCCCGTATGTACTACATGCGTGAGCGTATCGGTAAGCGCGCCAGCCTCGTGAAGGAAAAGCGCCTCGCTGAACAAGGCAGTTAA